In Pseudonocardia sp. DSM 110487, the sequence GGGCGGCGCGTAGCTGCACCACCGACGGTGCCGGCACCACCCGGCCGTGCTCGTCGCGGTAGATCCGGCACGCCACCCCGCAGTCGCAGTCCTGCAGGTTCGGGTTCGGGAACGGATCCCGGCCGTTGATCAGCAGCGTCGGTGAGCCGTTCATGCCCGCGGCCGTCGCCGCGACCTCGGTGCTGATCTCCCTCGTGGTGACCGGGCGATCGGTGGCCCCCAGCAGCCGTTCCAGCAGCGGGGCCAGGTTCGGGCAGTCGGCCACGTGCAGGACTTCCAGGGTGATGCTCATCGATGCCTCCGAGGGGCGCTGCGGGGCGGCTCGTCCTGCGCATGGCGCCATCGTGAACCCCGTACCGAACTACGGAGTCAAGCCCGGTTTCACCGTTCCTTCTTGCCCTCCTCGAGCAGACGGACCATCTCGGCGATCCGCACCGGGCGCTGCTCGGGGCGTCGTCTGGTGGCGTCGATCCACCGCAGGAAGGCTTTGCGGTAGAACTGGGCAAGCGAGTCGAAGAACACCCCCGCGGCCGGCGACGCGTCCAGCGCCGCCGCCACGTCCGGCGCCAAGTCGCCGCGCTGCGGGCCTTCCGGGGTGAGCACGACGTCGACCCTCGTGCCATCAGCAGGGTCGCACCCGCGGCTCCACGCCGGCCCGAGAATCAGGACCACGCCGCCGTCCCCCGCATCGAGCGCACCGCGCACACCGCGACCGCCGACCGTGCCCGTCACGTGATGGCGAGGCTTGGCGCCCCACACCGCGTCAGGTTCGAACGGGACCGGCACATGCGTGCGGCCCTGCCGATCGACGGCCACGGTCGCCGCGAACCGCTGCGACCGATCCGAGACCGGGCCCCGCTGATCACGTGTCATG encodes:
- a CDS encoding YdeI/OmpD-associated family protein; translation: MTRDQRGPVSDRSQRFAATVAVDRQGRTHVPVPFEPDAVWGAKPRHHVTGTVGGRGVRGALDAGDGGVVLILGPAWSRGCDPADGTRVDVVLTPEGPQRGDLAPDVAAALDASPAAGVFFDSLAQFYRKAFLRWIDATRRRPEQRPVRIAEMVRLLEEGKKER